One window from the genome of Cryptomeria japonica chromosome 6, Sugi_1.0, whole genome shotgun sequence encodes:
- the LOC131031555 gene encoding shaggy-related protein kinase epsilon isoform X2, translating into MASLSVVPATATNTGHINTIGVDKLPEEMNEMKIRDDKEMEATVVDGNGTETGHIIVTTIGGRNGQPKQTISYMAERVVGTGSFGIVFQAKCLETGETVAIKKVLQDKRYKNRELQTMRLLDHPNIVSLKHCFFSTTDKDELYLNLVLEYVPETVYRVAKHYSRMNQRMPLIYVKLYTYQICRSLAYIHGGIRVCHRDIKPQNLLVNPHTHQLKLCDFGSAKVLVKGEPNISYICSRYYRAPELIFGATEYTTAIDIWSMGCVLAELLLGQPLFPGESGVDQLVEIIKVLGTPTREEIKCMNPNYTEFKFPQIKAHPWHKIFHKRMPPEAVDLVSRLLQYSPNLRCTALEACVHPFFDELRDPNTRLPNGRPLPPLFNFKPQELKGATPDLLLKLIPEHARKQSPS; encoded by the exons ATGGCCTCTTTAAGTGTGGTACCTGCAACAGCAACAAACACAGGACACATTAATACTATTGGCGTGGATAAACTTCCAGAAGAGATGAATGAAATGAAGATCAGAGATGACAAG GAAATGGAAGCTACTGTTGTGGATGGAAATGGTACAGAGACTGGCCATATAATTGTAACTACTATTGGTGGCAGGAATGGCCAACCTAAGCAA ACCATAAGCTACATGGCAGAACGTGTTGTGGGAACTGGGTCTTTTGGAATTGTGTTTCAG GCTAAATGCTTAGAGACTGGGGAAACAGTAGCAATTAAAAAGGTTTTGCAGGACAAGCGCTATAAGAACCGTGAGCTGCAGACAATGCGTCTTCTGGATCATCCAAACATTGTCTCCCTTAAGCACTGTTTCTTTTCAACTACTGATAAGGATGAACTCTATCTTAATCTGGTTCTGGAGTACGTACCAGAGACAGTGTATCGTGTTGCAAAGCACTATAGTAGGATGAACCAGAGGATGCCTCTGATTTATGTAAAATTATATACTTATCAG ATCTGTAGATCCCTGGCTTATATTCATGGTGGCATTAGAGTATGTCATAGGGATATCAAACCACAAAATCTTCTG GTTAATCCTCACACTCATCAGCTCAAGTTATGTGACTTTGGAAGTGCAAAAGTTCTG GTTAAGGGTGAGCCAAACATATCCTATATATGTTCTCGTTATTATCGTGCACCAGAGCTCATCTTTGGAGCGACAGAGTACACAACTGCCATTGATATATGGTCGATGGGTTGTGTCCTAGCTGAGTTACTTCTTGGTCag CCATTGTTCCCTGGTGAAAGTGGAGTCGACCAGCTTGTGGAGATCATTAAG GTCCTTGGAACCCCAACACGCGAGGAAATTAAATGCATGAACCCAAATTATACAGAATTCAAGTTTCCACAGATAAAAGCTCATCCATGGCACAAG ATTTTCCACAAGCGCATGCCACCAGAGGCTGTAGATCTTGTGTCTAGGCTGCTTCAGTACTCCCCAAATCTTCGATGCACTGCT TTAGAGGCTTGTGTGCATCCATTTTTTGATGAACTTCGGGATCCAAACACCCGCTTGCCAAATGGACGACCATTGCCACCATTATTCAACTTCAAACCTCAGG AGCTGAAGGGTGCTACTCCAGATCTTCTTCTGAAATTGATTCCAGAGCATGCGAGGAAGCAGAGCCCATCTTAG
- the LOC131031555 gene encoding shaggy-related protein kinase epsilon isoform X1 → MASLSVVPATATNTGHINTIGVDKLPEEMNEMKIRDDKVETATVKEMEATVVDGNGTETGHIIVTTIGGRNGQPKQTISYMAERVVGTGSFGIVFQAKCLETGETVAIKKVLQDKRYKNRELQTMRLLDHPNIVSLKHCFFSTTDKDELYLNLVLEYVPETVYRVAKHYSRMNQRMPLIYVKLYTYQICRSLAYIHGGIRVCHRDIKPQNLLVNPHTHQLKLCDFGSAKVLVKGEPNISYICSRYYRAPELIFGATEYTTAIDIWSMGCVLAELLLGQPLFPGESGVDQLVEIIKVLGTPTREEIKCMNPNYTEFKFPQIKAHPWHKIFHKRMPPEAVDLVSRLLQYSPNLRCTALEACVHPFFDELRDPNTRLPNGRPLPPLFNFKPQELKGATPDLLLKLIPEHARKQSPS, encoded by the exons ATGGCCTCTTTAAGTGTGGTACCTGCAACAGCAACAAACACAGGACACATTAATACTATTGGCGTGGATAAACTTCCAGAAGAGATGAATGAAATGAAGATCAGAGATGACAAGGTGGAAACTGCTACCGTCAAG GAAATGGAAGCTACTGTTGTGGATGGAAATGGTACAGAGACTGGCCATATAATTGTAACTACTATTGGTGGCAGGAATGGCCAACCTAAGCAA ACCATAAGCTACATGGCAGAACGTGTTGTGGGAACTGGGTCTTTTGGAATTGTGTTTCAG GCTAAATGCTTAGAGACTGGGGAAACAGTAGCAATTAAAAAGGTTTTGCAGGACAAGCGCTATAAGAACCGTGAGCTGCAGACAATGCGTCTTCTGGATCATCCAAACATTGTCTCCCTTAAGCACTGTTTCTTTTCAACTACTGATAAGGATGAACTCTATCTTAATCTGGTTCTGGAGTACGTACCAGAGACAGTGTATCGTGTTGCAAAGCACTATAGTAGGATGAACCAGAGGATGCCTCTGATTTATGTAAAATTATATACTTATCAG ATCTGTAGATCCCTGGCTTATATTCATGGTGGCATTAGAGTATGTCATAGGGATATCAAACCACAAAATCTTCTG GTTAATCCTCACACTCATCAGCTCAAGTTATGTGACTTTGGAAGTGCAAAAGTTCTG GTTAAGGGTGAGCCAAACATATCCTATATATGTTCTCGTTATTATCGTGCACCAGAGCTCATCTTTGGAGCGACAGAGTACACAACTGCCATTGATATATGGTCGATGGGTTGTGTCCTAGCTGAGTTACTTCTTGGTCag CCATTGTTCCCTGGTGAAAGTGGAGTCGACCAGCTTGTGGAGATCATTAAG GTCCTTGGAACCCCAACACGCGAGGAAATTAAATGCATGAACCCAAATTATACAGAATTCAAGTTTCCACAGATAAAAGCTCATCCATGGCACAAG ATTTTCCACAAGCGCATGCCACCAGAGGCTGTAGATCTTGTGTCTAGGCTGCTTCAGTACTCCCCAAATCTTCGATGCACTGCT TTAGAGGCTTGTGTGCATCCATTTTTTGATGAACTTCGGGATCCAAACACCCGCTTGCCAAATGGACGACCATTGCCACCATTATTCAACTTCAAACCTCAGG AGCTGAAGGGTGCTACTCCAGATCTTCTTCTGAAATTGATTCCAGAGCATGCGAGGAAGCAGAGCCCATCTTAG